The Phaeacidiphilus oryzae TH49 region GCGCGCGGACCGGGGCGCTGGACGGACGGAAGGCGCGCCCGTGCGCGGGTCGAGCGGCACGCGGAGGAGCTGATCGCACTGTCCGAGCGGCTGCACGCCGACCCGGAGACCGCCTGGGAGGAGCACGGGCCGCGGCCGCGGTCCCCGAACTCCTCGACCGGCGGCTTCGCGGTGACCGCGCTACCTCGGCCTGGACACGGCCTTCCATGCGCGCTTCGGCCAGGGCCCCCGTCCGCATCGCGCTGTGCGCCGAGTACGACGCGCTGCCGGGCCTCGGGCACGCCTGCGGCACGACCTGATCGCGGCAAGCGCGGTCGGCGCCGCCCTCGGCCTGGCCGCCGTCGCCGACGAGGCCGGGATCACCGTGGAGGTCTACGGCACCCCGCGGAGGAGGGCGGCGGCGGCAAGATCGAGATGCTCGACCGCGGCGCCTTCACCGGGGCCGACCTGGCCATGATGGTCCACCCGGCGCCGGTGGACGTCGCCGAGGCCCGGCCGTTCGCGGTGAGCCACTCGCGGATCTCCTACACCGGCAGGTCCGCGCACGCCGCCGCCTACCCGGAGGCCGGCGTCAACGCCGCCGACGCGTTCACCGTGGCGCAGGTCGCGATCGGCCTGCTCCGCCAGCAACTGCCGCCCACCACCCGCGTCCACGGCATCGTCACCCACGCGGGCGACGCCCCGAACGCCATCCCGGAGCGGGCCGAGGGCCGCTGGTACGTCCGCGCGGAGACGCTGGCCGAGCTGGAGCGGCTGGAACCACGGGTACTGCGCGCCTTCGAGGCCGGCGCCCTGGCCACCGGCTGCGAGCTGGACGTCGAACCGGAGAGCAAGCCGTACGCGGAGTTCCGGGCCGACGAGACCGCCCTCGCGGACTACCGGGCGAACGCCGTCGCCCTCGGCCGGCGGTTCGCCCCGGCGGAGACCGCCGCGCGGATGAACCGCGCCTCGACGGACATGGGCAACGTCTCGCAGGTGGTGCCCGCCATCCACCCGTACATCGGTATCGGCTCCCTGCCGGCCACCAACCACCAGCGCGAGTTCGCCGCCTTCTGCGTCGGCCAGGCGGCCCGGCGGGCGCTGCTGGACGGGGCGGTGGCCCTGGCCTGGACGGCGGTGGACCGGGCGGCGCGGGGGCCGTCGGCGAAGCCCTGAACCGAACACCCACCGACCGGGGCATGTCACATTTCCCGCTGCTGTGATGTCCTCCCTGGGCAAGGTCAGAACGATCTCCACCTGAGGGAGCGTCACCGATGAAGGCCGTCATCGTCTGCGTCTCGGAATCCCACGGCAACACCAGGCGGGTCGCCCAGGCCATGGGCGAGGTGCTGGACGCGCCCGTGGTCGACCCCGCCGAGCTCGACCCGGCCGCGCTCGCCGGCTACGACCTGGTGGGGTTCGGCTCCGGGATCTTCCAGATGAACTTCCACCGGCGGCTGCGGGACTTCGTGGACGCGCTCCCGCACGCGCCGGAGGGCCGGTCGACCCGCGCCTTCCTCCTGGCCACCAGCGGCCTGCCGGAACCCCGCCCGGTCCGGTACGTGCGGCGGCTGACCCGGAGGGTGGAGGCGAAGGGCCTCCCCGTGCTGGACGCCTTCACCTGCCGCGGCTTCGACACCTGGGCCCCCTTCAAGCCGTTCGGCGGCCTCCACAAGGACCGTCCGCACGCCGGGGACCTGGCCGCCGCCCAGGCCTTCGCCCAGGGGCTGCGGAAACTCCAGGAGCCCCCGGCGCGGGCCGGCCGCCGCACGGCATTCTGAGCCGCCCCCGCCCCCGGGCCCGCTCCCGCCCCGGGCCGGCGCCCCGCGTTGCGCTGTTCGGGGCCGCCGCTGATTGAGCGGACGGGGTCCGGGGAGAAGCTGTTCCGGCACGCGGGGAACCCGCGGCCACCGGAGTCCGCACAGGAGGAGGCGATCGTGTTCAAGGTGCTGCTGGTTCTGCTGTGCCTGGTGCTGCCCTGGCTGGCAGTGCTGATCAAGGAGGGGCCGAGTCTGCGGGTGCTGTGGGCCTTCCTCCTCCAGCTCTGCGGCCATGTGCCCGGCGTGGTCTACGGGATCTACCGGGTGGTCAACGACTGACGGGCGCCGTCCCCCGGCCTGCCCGCCGAACGGGTGAGCCGCCCCTCTCGACATGCGCGACCCGGCCCGTCCGCCCAGGCTGGACAGCGATCCCGGCGAGGGCCGCCGGGAAACGCACCGAAAGGGTGGCCATGGGCACCGACGACATGCAGCGCAAGGCGGACGAGGCTCTCGGCAAGGCCAAGGAGAAGGCCGGTGAGCTCAAGGGGGACGAGCGGATGCGGGGCGAGGGCCAGGGCGACCAGGCCGAGGCGAAGGCGGGCCGGCTCGGCGACAAGGCGCAGGACGCGACCGACCAGGCCAAGGAGAAGGCCGAGGGCCTCGCGGACCGCGCCAAGGGGATGCTCGACCGCTGAGGGCCCCGCTGAGGCCCCGCCCGGAGCCCCGCCCCGGGACACCCGCGGCGTCGGCCCCCGACCCGCTCCGCCGGACGGCGTCTCACCGTGCCGGCGGGCGCGTCGGAGGCGAGGCCAGAGGGCTCAGTGCCGGCGGTGGAGGATCCCGCGGCGGGTGCCCTTGAGGGCGTCCTCCCGCCCCTGCGCCTGCGGGCTGGGCTGGGTGCGGCCCACCAGGGCGTCGCGCTCGTCGGCGAGCCGGTCGCGCTCGGCCTCCAGGCGGTCGCGCTGGCGCCGGTGCTCGGCGGCCCGCCGCGTCTTGCGGCGGGCGGAGCCGACCAGCATCGCCAGTCCCAGCAGGATCGCCGCCCCGACGAGGGCACCGATCACGAAGAGGACCCAGCCACTGGTGACCCCCAGACTCTGTCCGAAGATCGTGGGCGCCGGGGAGATCCTCGCGGAACTGTTCTCGATGAGCAGATCGATGCCGAAGACCGCGGCGGCGGCGATGAGCAGGAGCCCGAGGATGATCATTTCGATCTCCCCTTTCCCATCTCTTCGGCGGCCCGCAGGCAGCCGATCGAGCATCCACACGATCGATTATCCGGCGGTGGCCGCGCCCTCGCCGCCCGGGAAGCCCGCTCCCCCTCAGGCCGGCGGGAGGCCCAGCGCCCGGCGTGCCAGCCGGAAGTACTGGTCGCCGCGGACCACCCGGTACCGGGTGTCCAGCGAGCCGGCGATCGTCGCGACGTCGGCCGGCACCAGGTTCCAGGCCAGGGTTCCGATGGACAGGAAGAGCGGGGCGGATCCGTCCCACCCGGCGGACTCCTGCGCTATCGCGTCCTTCGCCTCCTGCACCGAGCTGGTGAGCCGGCTGACCGACAGCGGCACCCGGCCCTCCAGCGCGGTGGTCCGGGTGTAGTCGGTCCAGTGCTGGAGGAGCCCCAGCGGCCGGATGTCGGCCAGGTACTGGAGCGCCTTGGCGTCGGGCAGCGGGACGTCCGCCCCGGAGACCCGGTTGAGGATCACCGCGCTGTCCAGCCCGGTGCGGCGCATATAGCGGGCGGAGAGCTGCGAGTAGACCGGGAAGCTGTCGTCCGGCCAGGGCGTCGGGTACGCGTAGCCGGCGCCCGAGGGGCCGGCCATCAGGTAGTCCCAGGCGGTGCCGGTGCGCTGGTAGTAGGAGAGGAAAGCCGGAGCGGCGTCGGCGAGCAGCGGGTTGGTGGTCCAGTTGATCGGCACGCTGCCGCGCGCCGGGTCGTCCCAGATCTTCCGCATCCGGTGCTGGCCGTACTGGAGGTTGTCGCCCTCGGTCATGGTGAAGGTGACGTAGATCCGGTTCTCCAGGCGCGGGGTCGGCAGGGCGGGCTGCCGTGCCGAGAGCCCGGCCGGCACTCCCCCGAAGACGGTGAGGTTCTGCGACCAGTCCGCGGCCAGCACCACGAGCCCGTGCTGCGACGTGAGTTCGGTGCCGTCGCTCTCGCCGCCGACCCCCGCCGGCCACCATCCGAGGTACGGGGAGCCGGGCGCCATCTGCGACATCACCTGGTCGCCCAGCGCCCGGGAGTCCGCCTGGTCGGGGTGGATCCAGAGCACCAGGGCTCTGGTGGCCACCGCGTAGTCGCGGAGGTAGGCCCCGATGGTGGGGTCGAGCCCGACCAGCAGGCGGTGGCTGGTCCGCGGCCACAGCTCGTCCACCGCCCAGCGGTAGGCGGCCAGTTCGTCGGTGAAGCGGCCACGCAGGTCCTCCAGTACCTCCAGCCGGTAGGGCGCGGCGGTCAGTGCCGGGAGCTGTTCCGGCGAGACCGCCACCGCGTCGCGCAGCCCGGCCAGGGTGGTGGCCAGGTTGACGGTGGCCGGCTGGGCCGGATCGGTCACGATGAGGCCGCGGATCTCCGCGCGGTACTTCGCCAGCAGTGACCGTGGGTCGCCGACCGTGCGGCTGGGCACGCCGATGCCGTCCAGCCAGGTGGTCTCCCCCTCGTCGGCGGGCCGCAGCAGGGCGATCCGGGGCCGAGCGCGGTTCACCACCCCCTGCAGCGTCGCGAACAGCAGCTGATCGGCGGTGCTCGCGGTGGTCAGATCGACCACGTCCAGGGCCGCGGGCGCGGCGAACGAGGGCAGCGCCTGGCCCTGCGGCCAGCGCAGTCCGCCGGCCGGCGACGGCGCCGCGGCCGCCGTGGCCGTGGCCGCGAGCGCCGTACCGGAGAGCCCGGTGCTGAGCGCGGCGCCGGCGCCGGCCGCGCCGAGCAGACCGAGCAGGCGGCGGCGGCTGGGGTGGGAAGGGGACATGATCGAGACCTCCACGGGAACGGCTGTCCGAACAAGCGGGACAACGTTGTCAGGAAGCTCACGGAGGAGTCAATGCCCCGTCGGACAATCGCCGCCCCCGGCCAAACACCCGGTTCCGCATGCCCCACGCGGCCCTGGGCAGGTGAGCTGGCGTACCGCCACCGGAAGCCAGGAGGAAGCCAGTCATGGGCTCGTTCACCGTCACCACCACGACCGAGGTCGACAAGGAGCTGTCCGCCTACAGCGAGGAGCGGCGGCAGGTGCTGCTCGAGGCCCTGGACCGCCTCTCGGACGAATCCACGCTCCTGGAGGGCGAACCCGATACCGCCGGCGCGCATGCCGAACTGGCGCCGGGGGTGGTCTTCAACTGGGTGGTCGTGGTCCCGGCCCGGCTGGTGAT contains the following coding sequences:
- a CDS encoding peptidase dimerization domain-containing protein encodes the protein MLDRGAFTGADLAMMVHPAPVDVAEARPFAVSHSRISYTGRSAHAAAYPEAGVNAADAFTVAQVAIGLLRQQLPPTTRVHGIVTHAGDAPNAIPERAEGRWYVRAETLAELERLEPRVLRAFEAGALATGCELDVEPESKPYAEFRADETALADYRANAVALGRRFAPAETAARMNRASTDMGNVSQVVPAIHPYIGIGSLPATNHQREFAAFCVGQAARRALLDGAVALAWTAVDRAARGPSAKP
- a CDS encoding flavodoxin family protein; this encodes MKAVIVCVSESHGNTRRVAQAMGEVLDAPVVDPAELDPAALAGYDLVGFGSGIFQMNFHRRLRDFVDALPHAPEGRSTRAFLLATSGLPEPRPVRYVRRLTRRVEAKGLPVLDAFTCRGFDTWAPFKPFGGLHKDRPHAGDLAAAQAFAQGLRKLQEPPARAGRRTAF
- a CDS encoding YqaE/Pmp3 family membrane protein, which encodes MFKVLLVLLCLVLPWLAVLIKEGPSLRVLWAFLLQLCGHVPGVVYGIYRVVND
- a CDS encoding CsbD family protein; this translates as MGTDDMQRKADEALGKAKEKAGELKGDERMRGEGQGDQAEAKAGRLGDKAQDATDQAKEKAEGLADRAKGMLDR
- a CDS encoding GxGYxYP domain-containing protein, with protein sequence MSPSHPSRRRLLGLLGAAGAGAALSTGLSGTALAATATAAAAPSPAGGLRWPQGQALPSFAAPAALDVVDLTTASTADQLLFATLQGVVNRARPRIALLRPADEGETTWLDGIGVPSRTVGDPRSLLAKYRAEIRGLIVTDPAQPATVNLATTLAGLRDAVAVSPEQLPALTAAPYRLEVLEDLRGRFTDELAAYRWAVDELWPRTSHRLLVGLDPTIGAYLRDYAVATRALVLWIHPDQADSRALGDQVMSQMAPGSPYLGWWPAGVGGESDGTELTSQHGLVVLAADWSQNLTVFGGVPAGLSARQPALPTPRLENRIYVTFTMTEGDNLQYGQHRMRKIWDDPARGSVPINWTTNPLLADAAPAFLSYYQRTGTAWDYLMAGPSGAGYAYPTPWPDDSFPVYSQLSARYMRRTGLDSAVILNRVSGADVPLPDAKALQYLADIRPLGLLQHWTDYTRTTALEGRVPLSVSRLTSSVQEAKDAIAQESAGWDGSAPLFLSIGTLAWNLVPADVATIAGSLDTRYRVVRGDQYFRLARRALGLPPA